A region from the Streptomyces sp. 3214.6 genome encodes:
- a CDS encoding L,D-transpeptidase family protein, with product MISTRTAAVLLTVASLLSCPGAARAAPAPPDPWTQLVPGVPPGSYQPWQIDTPDQLLAPRVYEPTAAEDAVEPPDAAAGTYALVEYVPLEEVAARTACTKRTGPYQRAVERWLKLKVDGKQSAADCKAVRAFQQAQKIQPAIGFAGPVTWARMQLISAGKNPNAGKKCPVRTYRVACVDLDRQVTWVQKGAKVVFGPVSMRSGRAVHPTRKGWHTVYWRHKNHVSTLYGTPMPYAQFFDGGQAFHAVYGTIHTVIGSMGCVNLTLGDARALWGVLKNGDKVYVWGHRPGT from the coding sequence ATGATCAGCACACGAACCGCCGCCGTCCTTCTCACCGTCGCGTCCCTCCTCTCCTGCCCGGGCGCCGCCCGCGCCGCCCCCGCTCCCCCCGACCCCTGGACCCAGCTCGTGCCCGGAGTGCCGCCAGGGTCGTATCAGCCCTGGCAGATCGACACCCCCGATCAGCTGCTCGCCCCCAGGGTGTACGAGCCGACCGCCGCCGAGGACGCCGTCGAGCCGCCGGACGCCGCCGCGGGCACGTACGCGCTGGTCGAGTACGTGCCGTTGGAGGAGGTCGCCGCGCGGACGGCGTGCACCAAGCGGACCGGGCCCTACCAGCGGGCGGTCGAGCGGTGGCTGAAACTGAAGGTGGACGGGAAGCAGTCCGCCGCCGACTGCAAGGCCGTCCGCGCGTTCCAGCAGGCGCAGAAGATCCAGCCCGCCATCGGCTTCGCGGGGCCCGTCACCTGGGCGCGGATGCAGCTGATCTCCGCCGGGAAGAACCCGAACGCCGGCAAGAAGTGCCCGGTGCGGACCTACCGGGTCGCCTGCGTCGACCTCGATCGGCAGGTGACCTGGGTGCAGAAGGGGGCGAAGGTCGTCTTCGGGCCGGTGTCCATGCGCAGCGGGCGGGCCGTCCATCCCACCCGCAAGGGCTGGCACACCGTCTACTGGCGGCACAAGAACCACGTGTCGACGCTCTACGGCACCCCCATGCCGTACGCCCAGTTCTTCGACGGCGGACAGGCCTTCCACGCCGTCTACGGCACCATCCACACCGTCATCGGCTCCATGGGCTGCGTCAACCTCACCCTCGGTGACGCGCGCGCACTGTGGGGCGTGCTGAAGAACGGCGACAAGGTCTACGTCTGGGGGCACCGTCCCGGCACCTGA